A segment of the Bdellovibrio bacteriovorus genome:
GAGGTAAAAAGACCGGCGCAGGCCCTGTGTCTTATAAGCCTCATTCTGCCCCAGAAGGTCTCCCCAGGGGCGATTTTCAATCTCCTGCGCAATGGTTTCCAGCGACCGGGCCAAGGCCGCAGTCGAGCCTCTGGAGCGCCTTTCAAGGGATTTTAGCCACTCTTCCCGCAGCCAATTGCGCAAAGGGTCCAGGCCCTTGTTTGTTGGGTCCTCGAAGCTTCGCAAGCGTTCTTCGCGCAGATATTTTTTAAGCTCTCTTTTGGAAATCTCTAAAAACGGCCGAAACAAACCATCCCGCAAAATATGCATCGCCGCAAATCCCTGCGCTCCAGTGCCACGAATCAATCGGATCAATCTTGTCTCTAACAGGTCATCCCGATGGTGCCCCGTGGCCACTAGTTCGAACCCTTCTTCTTTCTTCAGACGGTCCAAGGCCTCATAACGCAGCTCGCGATATTCTGCCTCTGATTTAGCCATTTGCGAGGCGCGCAACGGATAAAAATCAATTTCAAGTTTCTTGCACAGCTTTTCGCAGAACTCCTGGGCTTCCTTGCGATACTCCTGGTTGGAGTCCTCCCCATGATGAAAATAACAGGCCCCGAGCAGACTTTTTTTATGCACTTTCGTCAAACTGCGAAGCAGAGCCACCGAATCGGTTCCACCTGAAAGCGCCACCAGAATTTTTTTATCCTGCAGTGAATGAAGTTTAATCAGCTTCCATACGTGGTGATCCAGATCCTGCTTGGCCTTTGACAGTTTCACTTTACTCCCCTGCAACCGCGACGGTCTTGATATTCACAAACTCCATGATTCCAAAATGGCCCAATTCACGACCATAGCCGGATTCTTTGATCCCTCCGAACGGGATTCTGGGGTCTGACTTCACATAATCATTCACTACGACAAAACCGGCCTGCAACTCTTTTTCAATCAGCTCTTTGCCCTTTTTCACGTCCCGAGTAAAGACTCCACCACCCAAGCCGTACGGCGAAGAGTTCGCCACCGCCAGGGCCTCTTCGGTGCTTTTCACAATGAACACCGAGGCCACCGGACCAAATATTTCCTCTCGATGAACCTCGGGATGATCTTTTTCAAAGACCACCACCGTCGCCGGATAAAACGCCCCCGCCCCTTGCGGAGCCGAACCACCCAGGACCACTTTGCCGCCCCATTTTTTCAATTTTTCCACCTGATCCACGATGGTTTTTTGAAACTTCACCGAAGCCAAAGGCGCCAACTCAGCCTCTTTCATTTCTTTGGTAAAGTGATGGATAAAGTCTTTGGCGACTTTTTCATTCACGATAAATCTTTTCCCCGCAACGCAGCTTTGCCCGCAGTTCACCAGACGCACCTTCGCGCACGCCTTGGCGGCGGCTTCCACGTCGGCATCTTCCAAAACCAGATAAGCGTCACTGCCCCCAAGCTCCAGAACGATTTTCTTCAGGTTCTTGGCCGCTTCCGTTGCGACCGATCTGCCACCCTGACTGCTTCCGGTGAAGGTCACCCCGTGCACTGCGGGATGGGCAATCACCTGGGCTGCGACTTCGTGA
Coding sequences within it:
- a CDS encoding NAD-dependent succinate-semialdehyde dehydrogenase; translation: MSAFQTVNPATGDVLKSYNHLSWSDTEKNIEQAAKDFQIWRKVSFKERSEVLLQLAQALRTHKSELAQMMNQEMGKLIAEGKAEVEKCAVTCEHYAKEAETMLKNQVAASSPYKHAEVSFQPVGVVFSVMPWNFPLWQVIRFAAPALMAGNVILLKHADLTAGTSELIGKIFNDLTSDYKLLRNIQVNHEVAAQVIAHPAVHGVTFTGSSQGGRSVATEAAKNLKKIVLELGGSDAYLVLEDADVEAAAKACAKVRLVNCGQSCVAGKRFIVNEKVAKDFIHHFTKEMKEAELAPLASVKFQKTIVDQVEKLKKWGGKVVLGGSAPQGAGAFYPATVVVFEKDHPEVHREEIFGPVASVFIVKSTEEALAVANSSPYGLGGGVFTRDVKKGKELIEKELQAGFVVVNDYVKSDPRIPFGGIKESGYGRELGHFGIMEFVNIKTVAVAGE
- the tilS gene encoding tRNA lysidine(34) synthetase TilS → MKLSKAKQDLDHHVWKLIKLHSLQDKKILVALSGGTDSVALLRSLTKVHKKSLLGACYFHHGEDSNQEYRKEAQEFCEKLCKKLEIDFYPLRASQMAKSEAEYRELRYEALDRLKKEEGFELVATGHHRDDLLETRLIRLIRGTGAQGFAAMHILRDGLFRPFLEISKRELKKYLREERLRSFEDPTNKGLDPLRNWLREEWLKSLERRSRGSTAALARSLETIAQEIENRPWGDLLGQNEAYKTQGLRRSFYLTLSPFEQKRLLAQYLFSLGKRDFSQSHLEEIQKRLDKSQKVITFKVAGCQWEVNAEQIKVQS